The genomic DNA ATGATAAATTTTAActtttaaattatttattttttttgggggggttCCATGACAAAAATATTTAGAACGGTAGTCCCCATAGCCATCAATCCCCATACATATAAGCTACTCTTCCCTCCCGTTGTTCCTCGTGGATCTTGAACATCTTCTCTCATTCCAGCCTTTCACTTCCCGTCTGTTTTAACCTGtgacttctctttcttctcgccTAACAATCTTCTTCTTACTATCCAGATTCGACTCaatcttcatccatggaGCCGGTGGAAAGGAAGCTAGAGATTGGCTCCCGTAGCTATTCTAAGATGCCCCTCACGCAACAGCGTTCCTCTGGAGAGCCACCCCGCTTGAAAGCTACACCGAAGGACGAACTCCACGATCTCCTCTGTGTGGGCTTTGGACCGGCTTCTTTGGCTATTGCAATTGCTCTTCACGATGCCTTGGATCCGTGCCTGAACAAGACCCCCAATTCCAACTGGCAGCCCAAGGTCTGCTTCCTGGAGCGACAGAAACAATTCGCGTGGCACTCGGGCATGCTGGTTCCCGGTTCAAAGATGCAGATTTCCTTTATCAAGGATCTGGCTACCATGCGGGATCCCCGCAGCAGCTTTACTTTCCTCAACTATCTTCACCAGAAAGACCGTCTGATTCACTTCACCAACTTGAGCACCTTCCTCCCGGCTCGGATGGAGTTTGAAGATTATATGCGGTGGTGTGCACAAAGATTCGCACATGTGGTGAGCTACGGTGAAGAAGTTATCGAAGTGATTCCCGGGAAGACAAACCCGAGTAGCACGCTCGTAGACTTCTTCACGGTCAAATCTCGGAACGTAGAGACGGGAGAGATCTCTGCCAGGATGGCACGCAAAGTTGTCGTTGCCCTTGGTGGTACTGCGAAGCTGCCCAAGGAGCTACCCCAAGACCCAAGGATTATGCATTCGTCCAAGTACTGTACTACTTTACCTGCCATGTTAAAGGACAGCCGAGAGGCCTACAACATTGCTGTACTTGGCAGCGGTCAAAGTGCCGCAGAAATCTTCCATGACCTCCAAAAACGCTACCCGAACTCGAAGACGACGCTGATTATGCGAGACACTGCTATGCGACCCAGTGATGATTCGCCATTGTAAGTGGATGTCTTTGGTGCTTCTCGCTATAACAAGGGTAACAATAACTAACAAGGAGAATATAGTGTTAACGAAGTCTTCAACCCCGAACGGGTCGATAAGTTCTTTAGCCTTTCCTCTGCCGAACGCCAGCGCTCCCTCACTGCTGACAAGGCAACCAACTATAGCGTCGTCCGACTTGAGTTGATTGAGCAGATCTTCAATGACATGTACCTACAGAGGGTACAAAACCCCGATGAGACACAATGGCAGCATCGCATCCTCCCTGGCCGCAAGATTACCCGAGTTGAGCATTACGGACCGCATAGGCGGATGCGGCTTCATGTCCGGGCTGTGAAAGACGAGAAGGACAGCCTTGTTGGCAACGGCAAGGAAACATTGGAGGTGGACGCACTTATGGTGGCTACAGGCTACAACCGCAATGCGCACGAGCAACTACTGAAGAACGTACAGCACCTGCGCCCCGCCGGCCAGGAGAACTGGACCCCCAACAGGGAATACCGTGTTGAGCTGGACCCAAGCAAGGTTAACGCGCAGGCTGGAATCTGGTTACAAGGTTGCAACGAGCAAACGCATGGGCTGAGTGACAGTCTCTTGTCCATCTTAGCGTCACGCAGTGGTGAAATGGTGAACTCGATTTTTGGAGGCGAGTTTGCGGGAACGACGGTGCCGGACACCACTCACATCCGCGCTATGCTCTAAAGGAAAacatggaaaaaaaaaaaaaaagaaaaaaagaaaaaactgAACAAGGCTTTTTTGAGTCGAAGGTATCTTGAGTCCGCTTCTTTTGCGCGTTTTAGGCGCTAAAGAAGATTATTCTCTAACGAAAGGACGAGCCGAGGATCGACAGCAGGGGCAAAATGAGAGAGCAAGcctgaaaaagaaaaagaaaagggaaaaagaaaaaaaggcgggaagaaaagggaacCACACCAGAGCAATTATTACACTGGTATACGATGTTTTATTTGTTGGATACCTGTTCTATTATTCATAGACTATatattacggagtactctaTAATTTTTTACATGCTTGTTTGACTATGTAGCTATGATTGATTGTGCAAGAAAATGTACTGTGTACAAGCAACAATTGACGAGTTCACCGCTCTACAAGTGTCATGGGAGGTTCCAAATCAAAGTCTGCTGGGGAATGCCTGAACAGTGGATTAGCCACAAAGCCAACTCCAGCGCAGACCCGCTGGTGCCATGTTTATTGGTCATTGTGTGATATTCATTACAGCACAGAACACCCTGAAATGTGCGGAACTCggaaagaggatgatgacgagatGATACAAAATATTACAGGATTACCATTAATAGAGACAAAAAAAAGCTTGTAGAAGACCATCCCGTTTATAAGATAAAAAGATTAAACAGAAAAGGACAATTTAATGTTAAAGAGTAAGggaatgagagaaaagaaaaagacattGGTTGAGGTGGGCATTTTGATGATGACGCCTGATAATCTGATCAGATAAAAATTTTCGTTATCAGATGGCGCCATTCCACAAATACGAATCACTGGAAATTAACAGAGACCATTAACCACGGCTGAGGCTGGCGCGCCTCTCTCCTACGTCTTTATTTGGATGCCAAGGAGCCACCCACCGGATAAGAAAGGCAAGAGGAAGTGGGACCCACTGATTGATTACGACGAGTAATGACTGAACCCctggggggggggggttatttttttttttttttttttttcttctctcccaccCTTCTGTGCGATGGACCTGCAGGAGTGTtatcctttttgttctttttaCACTTAGCCCCCTCTTTTAAATATAAATACAACCTTTCTTTGGCTACAGTCCCGTATTTTGGTTATGGCATCGATTCAGTCTAGTCACTCGCCCTTtactaactactagtagctCATGCAAAGTAGGCTCGCTTCTTTTAGCCCGGTTTCCGAGGTCTCTTGCACGGGGATACACCCTAGTTGCCCGGTTAAGTAACCGATTGATTATTGATTGATAATTCAATGCGGATCCTCAGTTCCTACTTACCATGCCTCAAGACCCATCTTCCTCCAGTCATTCTTGACGTGGGACTAAATTACTCAATCATTCGATCGTTTATGGGAACGTGAGAAAATTTACACGCCATCATGCCACCCACATCGGCCTCGGAATACATCACCTGTCTCAGGTATTCCGATGATGATCCCATTTTTCGACACAGCATGTACTTCGTAATGGACAACTTAGTCGGCCCAAAGCGACAATGCTGATCACATCCTCCTCATAGACAAGAATTTCCGGCATTATTTCGCTCTGTGGAAAGGGACTACCGAATTAAACTCGGTATTttatccttctctctctcaaaTTATCTATTTTTGTAGGGGttttttttatatacttattcatttatttattattgtttttttgATTTAAatctctcttttttgttattattgTTTGGGCTCATCcttcattcttcacttctttcCCTACCGCTTGTTTTCCTGCAGGTCTCATCTTGGTTGCAGCCCGGTAAATGGCTAGCTCCTTGGCTGCGCGGTTGACTAGTAGCTACGGAGTATGCGCATATTCCAGACCAGCCCATCTACAACTTCGACAAGGATGATCATGGGTAGAGTAATGTCAGGTACGGTCAGGGACTGCGCTACAGAGGAGTAATAAGGCTGATGGCGATGTTTCAGGTAAGTTCATTACCACCACGGTCGTCGTACTTGGTTCTGGATCATATTTTCCTATCATGGAATAAAGCGCATCAGATAAGACAACATCAGCATGGAACTTCATCTAATCAATCTAAGCGAGCAGCAAGCCAGACCCAGAATATCCTGGCAGACTGGTAATCGTTATACTATCGAGTAATAACAACCGAAGAACAATAGGAATCAGATAAAAATTTTCCGTTTTAGAACCTCCTTCCGAGATAAGATCTTAGCGCGATAAATTGACTTTGCGCTAAAGCTGGGTTTTCTTGCGACATCGGATGTTTCGGCTCCTTGTATATACGTATGGTATGTATACGTACGGACGGGTATGGTTGAAAAGAAGGTATGGGACTTAACCTATCAGGGATTGATCACTGTTGCTCACTGGTACTGAACCTTAGGCTTGACCTCATTGGCATAATATTTCCTGACGAATGATAGACCACTTGAGCGCCTTAGCTGCGCATCGGCTTCGGATTATCGGTAGGGTAACAGTAGAGGGAGGTGGGAGCGGATGTATTAATCGATCAATCGCACTTGTGCTGCAGACAAGAGCTTGACTAGGAGGACCCTTGATTATATAGGTAACTGTTAATTTATCTTCATTGGATTGCGCCGAGGAACGAGGCTCTCCATGAGGAAAGCTGTGGACCTACGTACTAGTAGCCTGTCCAAGTTTTCGTGGCCCTCACCCATGTAGAACTGGATGAACTACGTTTGGCCAGACTTCCTACACTATGCAcgtctcctcttcttgccatgACGTGCATAACTCCTGGAATCTGGCCCTGACCATGCACTTAAAGAGTTGTGTCTGCTCTGTTATCTCTTAGCTCTGGAGTTGGTATGAGAACAGTTTAGGTTGTGGTGAACTTCGCTCAAGTATATCAATCATGAAATACCCGAAGTTGATTGCTTCAACGCTGGCCTGTTCACAATTGCGTTGCTTACACCAGAATAAACGGTCCTTGGCCACCCGCTTAAGCAAATGACCTCATTCTAAACAAAACGCAATCGTGTGCAGTATGTTAGAAGTTTTGATGCAAATTGGATTTTTATCTGCTACACAGCTtccatcgatatcaagggaAATCGGGTGGGGTTTTATTCTAACAGGAGTAGATTAGATAGAAGCTGGCTCGGCTCGGCTCAAAGACTCTATAACGGAAAGCACGAGATGAAATAATTAAGCACAACATAAtacaaggaaagcaaaggagtTAATAGGTACATCATCCATGAACATTTGACTCAACCAGGCGTATCAATGCAGTGTCGTCCAATATCATAATATTTGCGCTTGAAGAATGCAGTGCTTCTAGAACCGGTCACAGGAACACATACTAGGATCTGACCATCCATCAAAGGTAACTCCTGCTTAGACACCTTGTTCCGGGTCTTCAACTGATAGACTCTGATACCCGCCACCACTATGCATCCGGGACGGAGTCTCATACATGCGGTTATAGTTGATCACTTCACCACCAAGCATAGCCGCGCCTGGTTCTCGTTTTCCAAAGTACGGAGCTGGGTCACACCAGAAATCTCGACAATTGGTGACAACGCCCCGCGAGAACGGGTTCTTGGGCCGGACAGCACGTGGGCCGTCACGCAGCCCATCTCGCGCAGTAGCAAAGAACGTATCAATGCCAAGGAGGGATGACCATTGCTGCAAGCAACCATGTTTCCGATGGCGAGGAGCACCCTGGGCAAGGGCGGGATTTGGACCTTGGCCAGAAGACGTTAGACCGGCAGCATTGAGGGACGTTGTCCCGGCCGCTACTGCAGAGGCAAAAGCCCGCGAGCTAGGATAGCTTCGGTCAACCGAGTGCCCTCTCATGTTCTCATATGTCGTCTGATTACGAGAAATTTGGATCATCTGGACGGCAACGAGCATAGTGATCCAGACCAGCTGAATGCATACCCATAGATCGAGAACAAGAGTAAATGTGTCACGGAGCACAAAGTCACAAAGAGTTTCGTTGATGATGTTACACTGGGGCTGCGCGGGTGCTGGCAAGCTGTTGATATCTAACAATTCTGGTTAGGCTGCTTATCCAAATGAAGAGGCAAGTGGAAACTTACAATTAAAGGTTAGCTGTACGAAAAGGACAATACCAACCTCCAAGCAGGTAATATATAGAACGAAATGGCGTAGGTTATTTGCTCCGACGCAATTATCAATCCAGGGACAATGGCTGTTTGGCTTTAGCACGTGGCTTACACAGGTGTTCTAGTAAGTACTCACTGGTCATGTTTCGCAACGCAGCGCGCACAGCGCTTGCAATGCTTGCTTCGCAAGGGTCTTCGGACCATGCAGCTAACGCAGAAATTTTCTTCGTCAAACTTCCACTGTTCGAAGAGCTCCGTAATGACTGCTCTTTGTTGGTTTCTACTGCCAAGTTTTGGAACGAACCCAGGGTCTTCAACCATCGAGTATATGTAGAAATAAGTTGTCAGGGAGAAAAATATAGCAAAAAGCCCATTAAGTATCGGAGATGTAGAGTAAGTCACTAAAAATCCACGAAATATTAGTAAGACTTCCCTCACAGGACAATCGAGAGTTCCTAAAACAAGACATACCCGGCAGTACGTAGAAGACGTATCTGAAGCCCACCCAGAATAGGGAGCCTGCAAAAACGCCGGATAAATAAGGCTAAATTGCAAATCAACAACGGCACAATAGCCTTTGAGGCAGGTCAAACTTACCGTTTTTTGCAGAATCCGATATTCGGAAGGACCTTGGCTGGCAGCCTTCTGCGCTACCCATTGTAGCCCAAAGACGGTCACAAGCATCATCGGGATAGCAGCGTAGACCACCATATTGCTCAGTATCCACACGGCCGCGAAAACAATAGCGAAAggccaaaggaaaaagaacttAGACATTAAGCTCTTATTACGCACCCAAGAAGCCAGTCCAGAAGACGAAACCTTCGCATTCCCATCGAGGTCATAACCATATTCATCCAAAGCACGATACCACACGCGTGTGGTATTCATCTCCCCGGCCACAACTGCCGGCGTTTTACCATCCCTGGTTTTCGCAAACTTATCCGCGCCATACTCGATCAATTTCAGAACACAGGGCAAGGACCCTTTCACGAGGGCCCAATGGAGGGGAGTAAGCCCGCCCTCGTCGACAGCATTGGCATGAGCGCCCCATCGCAGGAAtaaatccaccaaagcaGGATACCCTTTGTAAGCGGCCCACATCAAGCCAGTATGTCCTTGTTGGTCGACGACGTCTACCGGTATTTCTTGGTGCAGAAGTAGCACCAGTAAAAAGGCATTTCCATCAATAGTAGCCAGGTGAAGAATGTTGTAGCCTTGGACGTCGGTAAGGAGAGGGTCGGCGCCCCGTTGGAGCAGAAGGTGGACAATATAGTAATGACACCGTTGAGCTGCCCACATTGCTGGTGTAGCTACGGATTCGCCTCCTTTCGCATTGACGTCGGCGCCGGAGTCTAGCAAGAACTTGCACATGGCGTACTGGTTATTGATCGCAGCCCACTAGAAGCGGAGCCATCAGGTCAGTAAATATTCCAACTGTTGATGCCACACTTATGAAAGGTACCGAAGCTTATCGAGATACGCACGTGTAATGGGGTAAtcccttcctcatccttaTGGTTGGCACtgaacttcttctcgtcgaATAATCTTTGCATGGCAGGAACCTCCCCTATCCGGGCAATCTGCATGATATCTTCACCAAGGGGGATTGACCCCCTGGCAGCTCCACGCTCTGGGTTCATTGTCTTGAGCTCAACACTGGCATCTTCGTGGGTAACCTTTGGAGGGATGGCTCGGCCTTTACCGCCGACTGCGGAGGGTGGACTTGAGCCTAGGGTTGCAAAATTGCCGTTGGTGTGCGTTCCTGTCGAAGAATTCCCGGAGGACATTTCTGTCTACAGTCCTAAGAAGATCTTTTCAAGAGGGGGGCGCGCCTGTAATGGTCCTTGAATGTGGAAGAAAGAGTGACAAACTAATTTGTGCACGGGGAAACTCGTTCGGCGGTGACAGGTTCTCTCTCCACACGATCTAAAGAAGCATTGCTGAATCAAAACAAATAATCAGTCTATTAATCGACAAGCCCGTGCACAAACCCGTGCAGGGAGATGTGTGATCTGTGATAAAAGAATCAGAGGttgtgaagaggagaaggaaaaaaaaaaaaagaaaacgagagAGAATATACTTGGGACGTGAAGGGCGAGGctacttctttttctttggtcGGGGAAAACTCTCCGCGGACACTAAGAGATCACCGTCTCGTGAAGTTTATAAAAGTAATTAATTCTTTTATTTGCTCGACTGTCAATGTTTTTAGACGCTCGGGAACACTAAGAAGAAACTATTCTCTGACCATCAATGGGCAGTCTAGGACTGTACATATTTTGCTTTAGAACCCATCATAACTAAGAAAACTGGATTACTCAGCCGTAAGAATATTGATTGAATTAGGCAACCGCATTGTAACGCTACCTGGGTGATGGAATAGTATTGGATGGGTTAACCATACAACatagaagaaacaaaagagaagacATCCCATAAAAATCCCGAAAACCATCGGTCTACATACTAACTGGCAATCTCACCGTGATGGAGAACATTCTTTTCGAGAGCCCTTGCCTGATTCGTGAGCATGGAAACATCAACTCGCAATTCAAAATCAGCCAGAAAGCAAAAGCTAATCTCGAGCTTCGAAAGTTCGCGTTCAGTCACTCCGCCAACTTTCGCAATGCGACTATGAGGATAACTAAGATCTTCCAGCGCTTTCATCGCTACCCGAAGACCAGCAAGGACCAGACGGTGCATGTTCTTATGGTTTAGTGATATAGTTCTGTCGACAGTAACCATTCGGGTAAAGTACATGCTTGTAGCAAGATAGACGGCTGTTGACATTGGGCAGTAGCGATGAAGCCGCAGGAGGTAGTCTTTTAATGTGATTGAAGGCAC from Aspergillus oryzae RIB40 DNA, chromosome 7 includes the following:
- a CDS encoding uncharacterized protein (lysine/ornithine N-monooxygenase), with product MPLTQQRSSGEPPRLKATPKDELHDLLCVGFGPASLAIAIALHDALDPCLNKTPNSNWQPKVCFLERQKQFAWHSGMLVPGSKMQISFIKDLATMRDPRSSFTFLNYLHQKDRLIHFTNLSTFLPARMEFEDYMRWCAQRFAHVVSYGEEVIEVIPGKTNPSSTLVDFFTVKSRNVETGEISARMARKVVVALGGTAKLPKELPQDPRIMHSSKYCTTLPAMLKDSREAYNIAVLGSGQSAAEIFHDLQKRYPNSKTTLIMRDTAMRPSDDSPFLSSAERQRSLTADKATNYSVVRLELIEQIFNDMYLQRVQNPDETQWQHRILPGRKITRVEHYGPHRRMRLHVRAVKDEKDSLVGNGKETLEVDALMVATGYNRNAHEQLLKNVQHLRPAGQENWTPNREYRVELDPSKVNAQAGIWLQGCNEQTHGLSDSLLSILASRSGEMVNSIFGGEFAGTTVPDTTHIRAML
- a CDS encoding ankyrin repeat domain-containing DHHC palmitoyltransferase family protein (ankyrin repeat and DHHC-type Zn-finger domain containing proteins) produces the protein MSSGNSSTGTHTNGNFATLGSSPPSAVGGKGRAIPPKVTHEDASVELKTMNPERGAARGSIPLGEDIMQIARIGEVPAMQRLFDEKKFSANHKDEEGITPLHWAAINNQYAMCKFLLDSGADVNAKGGESVATPAMWAAQRCHYYIVHLLLQRGADPLLTDVQGYNILHLATIDGNAFLLVLLLHQEIPVDVVDQQGHTGLMWAAYKGYPALVDLFLRWGAHANAVDEGGLTPLHWALVKGSLPCVLKLIEYGADKFAKTRDGKTPAVVAGEMNTTRVWYRALDEYGYDLDGNAKVSSSGLASWVRNKSLMSKFFFLWPFAIVFAAVWILSNMVVYAAIPMMLVTVFGLQWVAQKAASQGPSEYRILQKTPYLSGVFAGSLFWVGFRYVFYVLPVTYSTSPILNGLFAIFFSLTTYFYIYSMVEDPGFVPKLGSRNQQRAVITELFEQWKFDEENFCVSCMVRRPLRSKHCKRCARCVAKHDHHCPWIDNCVGANNLRHFVLYITCLEVGIVLFVQLTFNYINSLPAPAQPQCNIINETLCDFVLRDTFTLVLDLWVCIQLVWITMLVAVQMIQISRNQTTYENMRGHSVDRSYPSSRAFASAVAAGTTSLNAAGLTSSGQGPNPALAQGAPRHRKHGCLQQWSSLLGIDTFFATARDGLRDGPRAVRPKNPFSRGVVTNCRDFWCDPAPYFGKREPGAAMLGGEVINYNRMYETPSRMHSGGGYQSLSVEDPEQGV